Genomic window (Clarias gariepinus isolate MV-2021 ecotype Netherlands chromosome 4, CGAR_prim_01v2, whole genome shotgun sequence):
AACAGCAGTGAGTGACAATAAGTTTCACTCAGATCTGATCAAACTTACCCCTTTTCCCAGAAGGCAAAGTGCCGAGAGCGCGAGCGCCATCCAGCCGTGCCTCATTATTCCTGTCCACAAGTCTGCTGGGCTTCTGGTGAAAGTAATCTCAGATCTCActcgttttcttttcttttcttctttcttacgTGATCGGCCGCTCCTCTCCTTTTCAGATTTGAATCTCAGAGCTGTTTCAGGACAGTTAAGTGATGATCTACAGGCTCCTCGGGGTTGGCCGCTTTCCTCTGAGATGCTAGAAGCAGGCCATGGTAGAGGAGCTGTACGTAGTCTGTCTCGGCTCCGGTCTCAGCAGTAGATGTAGCTCAGCGGGATGAAGTGAACCGGGGGCGgcgtgtttgtgtgcgcgcgcgcgcgagcACGCGCCCAGGGATAGGTGACGTCAATACAGAGGGAGTGAGCGCGTGCGGAGGCCGAGGCgcgcatttatttatttatttatttatttgtgtgcatTTATAAGTGAGCAACAGAGTCGGAGTGAAATCTCTCATCTAGAGGTTAAGTCAGGCTCAGGGGTAGGACCGGATGCGCTGGTATAAATCCATAaagcagcaaaataaaaaaaagcaataatataTGCTTTCTGTACAGGCTtgcttaaaaaacatttatccaTTTTACATAAAGGTATTGTTCTTCGGCTGGAATTAACTGTGAAAGTTTAACAGAATACCttgttctaaataaaaaacttttgtaTTGTTCCAGAGTACACATCACATTTAAGGTTCCCTCAGAGGGACACATACAGCTTTATAATGGTAGCTTGAGAACTGGTTTAAAATATTGTAGTTCACCCAACAGCAAACCAACGCTTCTAACATAACATTCACATGATCAAACAGATTAATTAATAATGCTGTGTAATATTATTCTTAAAAACCCCATATGCAGTACTGCACTGAAATCGTTATCGTAATTGAGTCCTGTGCAGGCTGAGACGAAATTCTGGGAAATGTCTCCCTCTGTTGGACTAATTGcgcattacaaaaaaaattctctacaacacaatataaaaaatatctttcCCTTGTAATTGTTAAAATGAAGACTCAATGATTAAACtgtatgtaaaaagtaaaaaaaaatctactcagAATAGTGAAATATATCGTTTTTTGTATCCACCATCCACATCATTAGAAAAACCTGTATAACTACACATTTAGATCGTTATCTAACAGCCAGTCATTTGGCAGCAGCACAACACAAAATCATACAGATACAGGTTGAGGATCCCAGTTTATGtatacatcaaacatcagaataggGGAAAAGTGTTATCACTGTGACTTTAACCTTGGTTATTGTTGACAGATGGGCTTGTTTAAGTAATTTGGAAATGTCTGATCACCTGAAAATTTCATATATATCATAATCCTGTAAAGAAGTGTCTGCAGGctaaaacattttgttaatgAAAGAAGAGGAGAATGACCAGACTGGTGTAAGCTGAAGCAGTCTCTACAGCTGTCAGCAAGCACAAAACAACGCCCTTGAGGTAGATGGACTACAAGAGTAGAACACCACATCAGGTTCCATTCCTGTCAGCCAAAAGCAAGAAACAAGAAACTGAGGCTGTCCTTGGCTCACCAAAACTGGACAGCTGAAGACTAGAAAAAAGGCaccagatgattttttttcatactcTTCAACCATCCAGTGTGGGTGAGTATGTGTGCATGATAGCCTCAGATTTCTATTCTTGGCTGAGACCCAATGTGTTCTTCAGCTCTTTTAAACCATCCACCTCAGGATTCCATGTTTTGTGTATGCCAACATGATTTTCTgatacaaaatattttctgcCAGCTTGACCCAATCTGGCCACTTTTTCAGTCTTCTTTATAAGAAACTGCTGTGTGAATTAAAGTTTGATTAtgaaatagtgaaaaaaaaagatgcacccATGCCGTGGTCATTGGGCTGCTGTCACTTGATTTCCTGATTAAGTAATTGCAAAATGCTCATGCGTGCATGGTGAAAGgaagtgtactgtataatctATAGCAGTCACAAAACTTTAATGTAGTAACCCATTAtattgaaattctttatttcaAGTTATATACCCATCAACATGGGTGCTCtattatttaaagcacatagAACCAGTTACATAGATATTCAAGGgctaaactaattaaaatgaacAGGGCTTAAAACCAATAAGATGTAGGCAAAGTATGCTCACATCATAACATAAGTCTGTGACTTACTGACAATTAAACTCAAGGTACTTTGTGTGTGGTAATGCATGTTTCTGACCCTAGTCCTGGAGACCCAATTTCCTCCATATTACAGCCGTAGCCAAATGTTTTGTGGTTTGTGACAcaatgacacaaatataaattttcttaatgtctgctgctttaaaatgctttttttcctaatctttttgtcagatgctAACGAGGTATCCTAAAGTAtaatacaagcatttcataagtgtcaaaagcttttatgcaaagtttactttttcaagacctctgcaattcgcccTGCCaggctgtcaatcaacttctgggccatcCTGACTGATGGTAGGCCATTCTTGCCCACTGAGatttaatcccattgagatccTTAAGGTAGTCAATCCTTAAGGTGCAGGTTGACAAccaaaacccacaaattctgacacaCTCCAACCattgattatgaaagaatgagATGCCATTAGACaagatgtggcccagaagttgattgacagcatctCAGGGTGAATAAtaagggtcaacactgcaaatattgactttttgcttaaacttaatgtaattgccttatacttatttaaaaaaaaagtctttcaaacttacaaaatgcttgtaattataattcagtataccatagtaacatctgacaaaaagatctaaaaacactgaaccagcagactttgtaaaaattaatatttgtatcaCTTTCAAAACTTTTGGCTACAGCTCGTATTTTCCCTGCTCTACCACACCAactttaattcataaaaaaagttaatagtTAGGTTAGTTCAATCAGGGGACCAGGATTAGGAACAACTGTTGTAACAGACACTTAGAGccatttataatgaaaaaaaatatagcaaTTTGGTGACCTTATGCTTTTTAAGGTGAAATAAACCCCTGCAATTAAAAGCACAACATGTCAGTTTAGAATAGATTTACTGCACACAACAGGAAGAGCCACACCATCATCTAACTCCAGGTTTTAGATCTGTGCCTTTTAAGGTGCTGAATTGGCTTTTCCTCCAAACAGGTGGGATCTgtgaaaaaaagataataagagAATAATCATAACCTAATCTAAAGCAGTCTCCATTATACAtcaataaattaaatcttatcaTGTTGTTTTACAAACAGTCAAAACAAATGATCTATAACAGATTTATTAACAGGCTTAATAATGACaggtaaaatgaaaaatttgtttttaaataccccaaatttacataaaaaaaatggctgtaatttgATATTGATCCAAATATTGTGTCTGATTTTACTGTCAGACGCTATTGGCACCTCCTAACACAATTATGAAAATAAGTGATTTGCATAGGAATGTCAAACCACACATTTTTCATTCTGTTATGATTATTCTCTTTCATCGAGAACAACATTGTCAACGCAATGTGCCAAACAAATCTAAAGCACACTATAGCTAAAGATAAAAGAATGTGCTAATAATTGAGAGCACTGAATTTTAAGTTATGGAGGAAAAGAAGAGGGTGCGGAGCTCTCAAGAACAACTTAAATTTACAGTGAAGAATATGAAGTGTGCTTAGTaatttgtaattgtaattacTGGAGGGGGAGAGCTGGGTTCTAAGTGTCGTCCCAGGAAAGAAAGCAGTCGCCTCCAGATGAGTCCACTGCCTAGGAACATGATTCCTGTCACTAACCAGAATGCACGTGGATCctatgaaaacacacacacacacaaaataagtcCATAAACACTCCAAAACACCAATAACTATGGACAACATATTAATTAAAGTATGTGCTGCCTTTCACATATAGTTCTATATTGCTGCTATTCCAAAACATGAACCTGTAATCTGACAAATCTACATACCTCTTCAAATGAAGACATCAAATTCATGCCAAAGGCCACTCCCATCAGACCAAATAAGGAAAGGGAGAAGGTTCCCATGGTGAGCTGGAGGTTCAAGCGCATCATCACATTTCGATGACTAGTGCAAATATGGTAAAAGAAACACAGTAAGTGACACTGTTCTAAATGTCAagactgaaaaacaaaacatacttaattCATCCTAAACGAGTGTAAATGGCATGTTCCAGAATCAAGTACCatctttcaatgtttttttttttttttaaatggcaggTGCCATTTATACATTCCAGTACCTGTCCAAGTTGATGAAGATGACACTCTCTGAATCATCAATGAGCCCCTTCAGTTCTCGAGTTTTATTTCCCAGCTCCTCAGCCTGCATGAAATAGTTCTCTAGGAGTAACTCCATCTCGTGAACATGATCCAATCCCAAACTGCTCTCCTCACTGCCTCCACatacaaaaaacacattcacacccatAAAAGCAAATGGAACTAAGCTGAAAAAGACCCTGGTAATATTACCGATAATTAGACATATTTGTGAGGTATTTCTTTCAATAGATTACTATGATGGGAATAAAATTGATAAGCATTTCACCTACAACACACGGGGGTCAGTCCATTTGGTAAGACACAGCTCCTCGATCAGCTCATCTTCATCCAGAATCTTCAGCAGGCTATCCTTAAATACTTTAATGTCAGTCTCCAATTCAGAGagactacataaaaatataattggaAATTGagaaacaatatttataaaatatggaGTATAATATAACGGATTTTCCTTGCCAAACTCTTACCTCTTACTGTTGAGGAGAAGCATGTGTAGCTTACTGCGATCTGCAGAAAGAAGCTTGGGGTCCACTAATGACTCAAGACAGTCTAATATTTGTGGTTGAACCTCATTTAGCCTTGCCTGGATGATGTTTATCTATATGTAAACACATAAGAACAAATTGACTCCTTACTGAACTTTACACTGATGTCATTGAGTGATATGCTATCAGTATGTGATGAAAAGTAATGTTCTTTCAACATAACATTTCACTAGAAGAACTTGCTTGCTTGTTAGCAATAAATTGAAGTGTAATGTGAATGTCACTAAAGATCCAGCATTTACCCTGTGCTGAAGAATGGCCTCCAAGGCTCTAAACTCGAAGGGAAGAGAATAGGTGGCCAGAGCACCATCTCCTGCTAACTGTGGGCCCAGCTCCAAAACCAACCACTTCTCCAGACCAAACCCACGAAAATCCAACACCAGCAGGGATTCTCGAGTGACAACTGCTTTTAGGGACTGagaacagatttttatttatttatttatttatttaaataaaatcatgtaaAGCACATATTCTTTTACTACAGACCACCAAGCAAATTCAAAAAATTATGAGATTAGGCAATCCTTTATTCATTATCTGCATAGTACATGACAGTTTAGAGCAGTATTTTCTACTACATCTTTATGataaagcaatatttttttaaataagggtgTGACAGACTGTTTTATTATACGAAAATAATGCAGACAAGGGGGATAGTGTTTGTAATGCAGCATGATGCACAACTTCCCAGTAAAGGTGTTACCAAGACTGGAGCTGCGTGatcaatcaaattttatttgcagtTACGATTTTCACTTCCAATGATTATGAAAACGGTATAATAGGAATTTAATGATAATTGTGCCATATTCCGTTTTACAATAAACCATTTGGTTCACATCGTTTTTTTCACTGCGACTAAAAGTTCACATTCACTCTTAGCTATGCTGTGGTGTTTTTATCTGAATTATATTTAAaggtcaagaaaaaaaaactgttaaaaccaaaagttgctttttaaaaaatttttaaaactcGTATCAATTACagtatgaaaatgtttttatatcgATTTATTGCAAGTCTTTGATAACGAGGAGTGTGCGCTGTGtttgagctgttactatagagatTTTAAAACTGTATTAGAACCAGTGGATCAATGTTAACCCAATAATATTGTTTACATTACAGCCTGAACTACCTGTGctgttatacaaaaataatgcacaaatcCTGACTAATCCAATTTAGGCGATGTAACTGCATTACAATGATTTCTGAAATTATTCAAAATGTTAATAGCTTTTAAGTTATCCTTAAGAAGGATAGGAAGGTGGGAGGGTATAAAGGAAAGTGGGGTGGGTGTTTAAGtaggtagatagataaatagatagattacCTCCATGCGAATGATGATTGCATTATTTCGAGATGTGATGCTGGTGAGGTGTTGGAATCTCAGGTCTCTTGCCTGCAACCCAAGTTCTTGATAGagctctgttttctttttctctgaagaaacagatatgtattaaggttaaaattaaattctttgtctcactttacagcacagtgaaattttttCCCCCGCATATTCCActtcagagtgcagggtcagacAAGATATTGTGTCTTTGGAGCAGAAAGGATCTTGCCCAAGggttcaacagtggcaacttggcagtgctggaACTTGATCCTCGAACTTCCAATCAGTAATCCAGAGCCACCACTGACCCCATGTATAAGACACATGTTGTTCATTTGCAACAATACTCTTGTTACATTTCTTGGTCGGAGATAAATACTGTAACTCACCAAACGAAGTGACATTCCCCTCAGGGTCAAATTTCATCTGTTGAGAAAAATCAGTTAAGATATTATTACTGAGACAGGGAGTTACAGAGACATTGTTCTAAACCATGCAGTTTAAgagtttacatactgtagctttgaCATAGTTATGTTACATGTTTAGggcctcccatagtccaaagacatgcggattaggctaattagtgttcacaaattgcccgtagggtgtgaatgagtgtgcatgctttttattttgtcagctattgccaagaatgaaaggaaaagttTATAGGACAGTAGTGAAACCAACAATGTTGTACAGTTTGAAGACGTTgctgctgggaaaaaaaaagaaaaaaaaaaaaaagacaggaaacatAGCTGGATGCGTCAAAGCTAAAGATGCTGCGATTTGCTTTGGGAGTTGcaagaatggacaggattaCGAATTGGTATATTAGAGGGACAGTGCAGGTACGACGGTTTGGGGACAAAGTTGGAGAGACCAGATGAAGATTGTTTAGACATGTGCAGAGGAGGAATGAGAGGTTTTACAGAAggagaatgttagagatggagtGGTCAGGCAGGAGGACAATAGAATAGCCCAAGAGAAGGGATATGGAtgtggtgagggaggacatgcaggaggttggagtGACGAAGGAAGATGTGGTATAATgagttagatggagacaaatggtctGTTTTGGCGACCTCTAACGGGAGCCaaaagaggaggaagaagataCTTTGATCAAATACCATGGattccaaaacacacaatttcttataaaaataaaaaaagacaacaaaatgtTGCCAGAATCATTAAGCACATCATACATAGTTTAATATAAATGCATTTCAGAGTGAATTCGTCCACATGTTTGTCATGGATTGTAAACTTACCACTATAAAGACAGGGGCCACACTGGACAGAGCTGTATGTGAAGAGTCTGTAACACTGCCGCGACACAGGAAGGCTGATGGAAGAGAAAAACAGTTTATTTAGCCATTACAGCCATGTTGTTATATGTCCAACATCTTAAGTGTTTGACATGGGATTTTATTATGGGTTGCATTTGTTGTTAGGTtttcattaattcatcttctatcctgtatacagggtcatggagcTCTTGAGAATATCCCACAAGgcggggtaaaccctggacagggtcaATTAGTGATGGCTATTTTGAATCCTGAAGACTCATGAGAAGTAccactcaattctgtttcctgtgtaatgcactgcatagtgtctatgacagtcacgtgacaaaagaacgaatgattaGGACTAGAAGAATCAATGGTAGTGATGGTCGTTCATgcactattttcttttttaacgaatcgttaacgtgactcagatgaacgagtcgtctcggagagtgattcgctCATTTTTTATTGGGCACACATGCGCAAAacatcgcaaaacctctgtttgtgttatacaggaaacagaaatgagtagttacctttgagtctttttgGTCTtaagtcattcgttcttttgtcacgtgactcgcATAGACGCTATgaagtgcagtacacaggaaacagtattgaacaGTTCTGCTAGTGAGTCTTCAAGTCCAGAGTCattcgttcctttgtcacgtgactcccatagacgctatgcagtgcaatagattcaaaagaacaaacaaatcacTACTCAAAGTCAACTACTCATtgctgtttcctgtacataccCTACAATGGTTTTGCGAGGCTTGCGTGCctagtagaaaatgaacgaatcactatctgagtcacgttaaagactcgttcaagaAGAACGAAATTGTTCTTGAACGACACATCAGTAgggtcaatccatcgcagggcacccACCCACACTGGCAATtaacctgatctgcatgtctttagactgtgggaggaaatgaTGACCCAGatgaaacacaccaagcacaggaagaatatacaaactccctgcacacagacctgaggcaggaattaaacccttgaccctgggaGGTGCTAACCAGATGTTACTACTAGAaccgtataaaaaaaaaaaaagcactacttTACTTCTCAAATGTGATACAATTTGCAGTTTCCTCACACTTACTGCTTTGTCTGAGTGTGTTTGTTAGTCGTGTTGTCTCTGACAGGACATGTCCCCTGTGATGTCTGCATGTCCACACAGCTGCTGAGTGATGAGAACAGAGAGGACGCCTCAGAGGTGATCCTGACCCCTTCAAGATTCCTCGAGTTAAACATTTCAGTGAGATTATCCGTGGACCCTCACGACATAAAAACCTCACACATGCCTCCATTTCACCCGAGCAAGGTCAAAGCCCTGTTGCAAGCGCCTTTTCTACGACATATCAGTTAGTAAACCCAGAGGTGCGACCTCCAGATCTACCCTGACAGTCTGTATGAGGGTCCAAGtgacttcagaaaaaaaaaaaaaaaaggtaagtccaacgtaaatgtaaactcctcaaGGTTTTCCCGATGTATCTGTAAACAGACATATGACAAAAAAGAATCAAGTTCGAACAAAACTACTTAATAAACttcattacaaataaaaaaaacagtaagctAAACCTTTAGCTCTCTTGCTAAGCTATATCTTATTAAAACACAGCGAAAGAAGAAGAACGGCTCTTCATAAACTCCTGTTATCGCCTCACTACGACATTtatgaaatgcattttatttaaatttttataacgATTTATAAGACAAGACGGAGCGTTTTAAATGCTTTCGGAAGTATGCAATGACGAAGTGACCAGCATGCACTGGGGCAGTTGCCAACCCGTTCAGCACGTGGTATCAGAGATATTTCAGCCACAGTCAACTCTTCCGGGTTGTTTTTCCACTAGAGTGCGCTAGCGAGAAAGTGTCGAAAATGAATTGGACgtccacaaaacatttttttaaacggtATTTAAAAGGACACACAGCttgtctttctttatttatttacatttttgttatttgttatcaTCCCTGGCTGTGTTGTTTTGGATTGTGTGTTACTGTTTTGCgttaaattataaacaaatgcacaaataaaagGAATGTGTATCTGTTCATGTATTTGACAAAATAGTATGCTTTTAAATGATACGTATTACTGAGCATCCAGTCAGCAACTTGTACATGCAGTGATGGTGTCTTCCACACAGAAACCCATAGGTATAGgtagaaatgttttcattaCGGAGAGTATCTccacacattttctttaaaagggCCCTTCAAGGTAACGGGAGGTTTTTCCCTTTTGATCAGTATCAATGGGTTACTAAAATCCATGAAAATGCCAGCCACGATCATTCAATATTTGATATTTTGATATCTTATAGCTTTACCAGTTTATGAActagttatgtttaatagtgtttaAGAAATCAACTCTTACTCTCTAT
Coding sequences:
- the mrs2 gene encoding magnesium transporter MRS2 homolog, mitochondrial — its product is MEACVRFLCREGPRIISLKCLTRGILKGSGSPLRRPLCSHHSAAVWTCRHHRGHVLSETTRLTNTLRQSTFLCRGSVTDSSHTALSSVAPVFIVMKFDPEGNVTSFEKKKTELYQELGLQARDLRFQHLTSITSRNNAIIIRMESLKAVVTRESLLVLDFRGFGLEKWLVLELGPQLAGDGALATYSLPFEFRALEAILQHRINIIQARLNEVQPQILDCLESLVDPKLLSADRSKLHMLLLNSKSLSELETDIKVFKDSLLKILDEDELIEELCLTKWTDPRVFEESSLGLDHVHEMELLLENYFMQAEELGNKTRELKGLIDDSESVIFINLDSHRNVMMRLNLQLTMGTFSLSLFGLMGVAFGMNLMSSFEEDPRAFWLVTGIMFLGSGLIWRRLLSFLGRHLEPSSPPPIPPVWRKSQFSTLKGTDLKPGVR